A genomic region of Planococcus kocurii contains the following coding sequences:
- a CDS encoding ribonuclease HII — protein sequence MQTTTEIKEKLNGITEWQPWMEELEKDTRKSVQTLLASWLRKQMHRKKLLENHNSKLVFDDVFRKSKADLVAGIDEAGRGPLAGPVVTAAVILPEDCSSLVGLDDSKQLSKVKRDQFAEIIKTIAISYSVHVQSPEEIDRLNIYQATKSSMTQAALALSPSPHIVLADAMMLKLPMPCESIIKGDAKSLSIAAASILAKTGRDALMAEYALQYPQYGFEKHSGYGTKDHIAALEKYGPCKIHRSTFEPIKSLLTKKSLV from the coding sequence ATGCAAACAACTACGGAAATAAAAGAAAAATTGAATGGCATAACGGAATGGCAACCGTGGATGGAGGAGCTTGAAAAGGACACGCGTAAAAGTGTTCAAACTTTATTAGCATCTTGGCTACGCAAGCAAATGCATCGAAAAAAATTGTTGGAAAATCATAATTCTAAATTAGTATTCGACGATGTATTCAGAAAATCCAAAGCTGATTTAGTGGCAGGAATTGATGAAGCCGGAAGAGGTCCGCTAGCTGGTCCTGTGGTAACAGCTGCCGTCATTTTGCCTGAGGACTGCTCGAGCCTTGTGGGTTTAGATGATTCTAAGCAGTTGAGTAAAGTTAAGCGCGATCAGTTTGCAGAAATTATTAAAACGATTGCCATTAGCTATTCGGTTCATGTCCAGTCCCCTGAAGAAATTGATCGGCTTAATATTTATCAGGCAACAAAAAGCTCGATGACCCAAGCAGCACTGGCGCTTTCCCCTTCTCCTCATATCGTACTGGCTGATGCGATGATGCTCAAACTGCCAATGCCTTGTGAATCCATCATCAAAGGTGATGCTAAGAGCTTAAGCATTGCAGCAGCTTCTATTTTAGCGAAAACAGGAAGAGATGCCCTTATGGCGGAATACGCTCTTCAATATCCACAGTACGGATTTGAAAAACATTCCGGTTATGGCACGAAAGATCATATCGCAGCGCTTGAAAAATATGGTCCATGTAAAATCCACCGATCAACATTCGAACCGATAAAATCTCTTTTGACAAAAAAATCGCTGGTTTAA